One Glycine max cultivar Williams 82 chromosome 8, Glycine_max_v4.0, whole genome shotgun sequence genomic window, ACACAGGTGAGAACCCATCCACTTTCTATTTGTTCATCATCAAGGAAGCTACCATCTGACTGGTCCACGTCACCTTTCACAATTTTCCCAACACATGAAACGCAAGAACCAGCCCTGCACGAGTAGGGAAGTTCAATGCCTTCTTCCTCAGCCTTGTCAACAATGAAAACATCATCTGGGCATTCAAACTCCACTTCTCCTTCTGGGGTTATGAGCTTCACCTTGTACGAGGCCATGCAAGTTACACGACCACCTCGTCCACCT contains:
- the LOC100305932 gene encoding Ferredoxin, chloroplastic-like — encoded protein: MATTAALSGTMVSTSFMRKQPMTTKSLKTFPNALFGLKGGRGGRVTCMASYKVKLITPEGEVEFECPDDVFIVDKAEEEGIELPYSCRAGSCVSCVGKIVKGDVDQSDGSFLDDEQIESGWVLTCVALPRSDVVIETHKDGEIE